The following coding sequences lie in one Candidatus Eremiobacterota bacterium genomic window:
- a CDS encoding transcriptional regulator has protein sequence MQAPFSYPGLERIFHERGRLAICTCLIAHPSGLSFTELAAACDLSDGNLNRHVHALTDLGIVAVEKQRGSGRPQTVYRITKRGRVRFLAYVDELEAVVRDVHDRAKEPAARRRLATT, from the coding sequence ATGCAAGCGCCGTTCTCCTATCCCGGCTTGGAGCGAATTTTTCACGAACGCGGCCGGTTGGCGATTTGCACGTGTTTGATCGCCCATCCCAGCGGATTGAGCTTTACCGAACTCGCCGCTGCTTGCGATCTCTCCGACGGCAACCTCAATCGGCACGTTCACGCCCTGACCGATCTCGGCATCGTCGCGGTTGAAAAGCAGCGGGGTTCCGGCCGACCGCAAACGGTCTATCGCATCACCAAACGCGGACGCGTGCGCTTTCTCGCCTACGTCGACGAACTCGAAGCCGTCGTCCGCGACGTTCACGACCGGGCGAAAGAGCCCGCCGCACGGCGCCGATTGGCCACGACGTGA
- the uppS gene encoding di-trans,poly-cis-decaprenylcistransferase: protein MDGNRRWAAQRGLPLAYGYRRGIAALRRIVRAAGAAGVRVVTAYAFSEENWDRPAREVGLLMRLCTRAARGELRRLARDGVRVRLCGRRERLPASTRIALERLAAETSQNGGIVLNLAIDYGGRREIGDAVRSLAEEVRSGARDVSSIDEGALASRLYTAGLPDPDLIVRTGGELRLSNFLLFQSAYAEFWATPIYWPDFDERHLNAALTDFRARRRRYGT, encoded by the coding sequence ATGGACGGCAATCGGAGGTGGGCGGCGCAGCGCGGCTTGCCGCTGGCGTACGGATATCGTCGCGGGATTGCGGCACTTCGCCGCATCGTTCGCGCCGCCGGCGCCGCCGGCGTGCGCGTCGTCACGGCATATGCGTTCTCGGAGGAGAATTGGGATCGCCCGGCGCGCGAAGTTGGTCTCTTGATGCGCCTGTGCACGCGTGCCGCGCGCGGCGAGCTGCGCCGGCTAGCGCGAGATGGTGTCCGCGTGCGCCTTTGCGGTCGCAGGGAGCGTCTGCCCGCGAGCACGCGGATCGCGCTCGAACGGCTGGCCGCCGAAACGTCGCAGAATGGCGGCATCGTGCTCAATCTCGCGATCGACTACGGCGGACGTCGCGAAATCGGCGACGCGGTACGCTCGCTCGCCGAAGAAGTGCGCAGCGGCGCACGCGATGTTTCGTCGATCGATGAAGGCGCGCTCGCGAGCCGCCTCTATACCGCGGGATTGCCGGACCCCGACCTCATCGTGCGAACCGGCGGCGAATTGCGGTTATCGAACTTCCTCTTGTTTCAATCCGCTTACGCCGAGTTCTGGGCCACGCCGATCTATTGGCCCGACTTCGACGAACGCCACCTCAATGCGGCGCTGACGGATTTTAGAGCACGCCGCCGCCGTTACGGCACCTAA